The stretch of DNA TCGTAGTAGCTACGCAACTCCTAGAATCAATGATTAACAACCCAGTACCGACGAGAGCTGAAGTCTCAGACGTTGCTAACGCAGTCTTAGAAGGTGTTGACGCTCTGATGCTCACTGGAGAAACAGCAGTAGGTAAGTATCCTGTCGAGGCAGTTAAGTGGTTGAGGAAGATAGCTGAGAGAGCTGAGTCTCTCTACAAGCCGACAACACAGAGAACCACAGAACACCTCAAGAAATCACTGAAGAAGAGGTACGCTAAGGGAGTCACAGAACTTGCTGAAGACTTGGGCGGGGTGCTTGCGATATACTCTATGAAGGGAACAACAGTATTCACCGTGGCTTCACTACGCCCCAGAATACACTACTACGTGGGGGTACCGACGAAAGAAATAGCTAGGAAGCTATCAATAGTTTGGGGAGCTAACGTCAAAGTAATTGAAGCAAGCAACTACGTAGAAGGACTCGAGAAACTCTATAATAACTTAGTTGGTAGTGGGGAGTTGAAGAAAGGAGACTTAGTAGTCTTGACTTACGGCTTGAGAGACAAAGAACAAGTAATTAAGGTTAGACTAGTTGAGTAGTTAGTTGAAGCTTTAAAATCAGTTAAGTATTACTAAATTAGCTCACGAGTTGAGGTAAATGTCTAAAGCACAGAAGAAGAAAGAAGTAGGTAAGGTAGTTAAGAAGAAGAAAGCTAGAGCGATAGCTCTTAAGATGAGGAGACTCGACATAATAGTAGTTGGCGTCATAATAGCTCTAATAGTTGCTGGAACGTACATGACTTTCTACGGAATCCCCACATTAAGCATGCCGACAGCTAAAGAGATTCCAGACCCCTTCGAGACCCTCAAGAAAGACACTGAATCCCTCTTCACCCAGAACTTAACTAACGCTACACTACTCATCAGGTACCGCGTGCGGGGCACCTACACTCTGAACACCCCGACCACCATATCAGACACTATGTACGTGACAGTAATACGCGACAAAAACACGAGTGAGTTGCTCGCATACTACGAGGCAACCCCCTACACTTCAGTCATTCTTAGAGAACTAGGTATTCAGTTTTTCGAGAGGAACGGCACCCTATCACCGCCGAGGATAAGCAGACCCGAAGAAATACTAGTAAATATTGAGGGGCTTGAAGAGAGGAACGCCTCCTACACGTACTCTTACGTAGGAGAAGAAGAAGTTACTGCCACGCTCTCAGTAATAAACATAACGTCACCGACTCTCGAGAAACTCAAGACAGTTACTGCTGTGAGAGCTACTCAAATCTACAAGTACTTGATAAGTTACGGGAGCAACACGATCACGCTGACTTTATGGGTAGACAAAGAAACTAGAGTTCCTCTGAAAGCTGTTCTCTCATCAAGTAAAGGTGAACTCACTTTCGTGCTTACTGACATAGCACATATCTAGTTTCTCTGAACCTATATTAACGTCGTTAAAGAGTAAGTAAGAGAGGTGTCGTGAGTGGAGAGAAGAGGTCCAGGCATAAGAGTACCTCCAGTCATTATGGACCAGCGTAGGCAGGCAGCGCTAGAGAAACTCAAGAACGTCAAGTACGTGGTAGCGATTACTTCAGGTAAGGGTGGTGTGGGGAAGTCATTCATTGCTTCAAACCTGGCACTAACTATGAGGATTCTAGGGTATGAGGTCGGGTTAATGGATATAGACTTTCACGGACCTTCAGCTCCTAAAATGCTGGGTATTAGAGGTCAGAGACTCATAGCTTTATCTAACGGCATACAGCCTGCTCAAGGACCTTTAGGACTTAAAGTAATGTCTCTAGATTTCCTCTTAGAAGATGACGACACTCCAGTCATCTGGAGAGGACCTATAAAGACTACAGCTATATTCCAGTTCGTGACTGACGTGTCGTGGGGTAACCTAGACTTCTTAATCATAGACATGCCTCCCGGCACCGGAGACGAGGCCATAACCGTAGCTCAGGAGATACCGAAGATAGACGGCGTAGTCTTCGTCACAATACCTTCAGAAGTCTCAGTCCTCGTTGTCGGCAGGTCAATAACTTTCTATAAGCGTTTGGGCAGGAGGCCTGTGGGCATCATAGAAAACATGTCGTCTTTCTACTGCCCTGACTCAGGAAAGACGTACAGGGTCTTCGGCAAAGGTTCTGGCAAGACACTCTCAGACAAGTACGGCATACCACTCTTAGCTGAAATACCTTTAGACCCGAGAATAGGTGAAGCAAACGATGAGGGCAGACCCTATGTGCTGGCCTACCCTGAATCACCTATCACTAAATCGTTCGCTGAGGCAGCTGAGAAAGTCAAGGAGATTCTTGAGTCAATAAAGAGCGAAGACACTGAAAAAAGTACTAACTAGGTTTCTTCTTATAACCGATGACTACCCTGCTAGCGAACATCGCGCTGTGCTGGCGCCCATCATAATACTTGTTTACCACGCCCCGACTCTTGAGAGTCTTGTCCACGTCCTCAGGCCCTAGCTTTAGGGGGTCGTGCTCGTCTGAAGCTATTACGTAGTTGCAGGCATAGCCGAATGAAGGTATCCAAGTCCAGTACTCTCTCACTATCTTGAAGACATTCTTCAAGTTACTCACTATCTCTTCGTAGACCTCAGGGAAGAAGAAAGAGTTGCCTGCTTGAGTCACTAATACCCCGCCATCCCTCAACAGCTTCTTAGTCTTAGCGTAGAATTCCACAGAGTAAAGCTTCCTGCTAATTTCTGGGCCGTAAGGGTCTGTGAGGTCACTAATGACTACGTCGTAGTAGTTTCGCGGCGCCTCCTCAACGTACTTGAGTCCATCCATTATTAAGACCTTAGCTCTGGGGTCGCTGAAAGACCCTCTATGCATGACTTCTAAGTACTTCTTAGCAAACTCTACTAACTCACCATCTATGTCGACCATAACAGCCTCAACAACTGTGTTGTGTTTCAGGACTTCTCTTAAAGTCGCGCCCTCACCACCACCAATGACTAGAACCCTAGCCGGGTTCGGATGAGTAGTCATCGCTGGCTGCACTAAAGACTCGTGATAGAGAAACTCGTCAGCCTCGGTAGACTGCACGTACCCGTCCAGAACTAAAGCCCTACCAAACTCTTCAAGATCTACTATCTGGACCTCCTGATATCTAGTCTTGGCAGCTACGTACACGTTCTTAACCTTCATCACCATGACTGTAGAGTTACCGACACCTTGAATCACGTTTAGCCCTAACCCAACCTCACTCACTTTACCACCCGAGAGTATATCTTTAGGAGATACGTTTAAGCATTAAAGCTCGCGCGCGAGACGAGAATTCCAGTCGTCTTAGAGTGCCGAACCCAAGGACGCAGCAATCACGAAAGTAAAGGAGATGAGTAGGGGCGAGGTATTCGCAACCAGAAGTTTTTAAGGTTTTATGAATACTGCGTGAGCTACTGTTAACTCCTTAAAAACACGACTACGTATTCCTGGGGAGACTAAGTGGATGTCTGGGAGCTGCTTTCTTGGGGTTTCTGGGTTTCTTGCATAGCTTGCTTAAGTAGTCTCTTAATAGGTGTAGCTTCTTTCGTCTTAGGCGATTTCGATAGAGGTAAGAAACTAGTTGGTGGTGGGTTGCTGGGTCTTCTAGTCTTGGTTTTTGGCTGGGGTTTAGTTAGTGCTCTGTATCCGGTGCCTCCACCAATACCTTACTCGTGGGTTCTGTACGCGTTAAGTGGCGTTGCTCTAGTCTTGTCTGCCACGTACTTGTCGATAGGCAGGCTCGAGGAGGGGAGCAGGCACTTAGTAGGTGCTCTCTTGATAGTTGGTTTGGGTTTTTTCGCTGCTTCCGTTACGGGCAGTCTCGAGTTGAGCTCTACTGGCTCGTTGACGGTCAGTCTATATCCTTCATCAACCTACGTTCAGTCTGGCGAGACACTAACTCTCGGGGTTTGCGTTTCAGGGACTGCCGAGTCTTCAGTGACGGTAATTATTGACTGGGGTGACGGCACCCTAGAAGAACATGATATAGCTCCTGACACGACCTACTCGTACAGCCACACGTACGTCACGAGCAACGCAACCACGACATTCCCTCTCGGCGTTAAGGCTGTTGACTCGAGAGGGCTTGAGGGCTACAACACAGTCCCGATAGCTGTAGTCAACTTAGGAGCTACGTGCGGCATTCCCTGGCCTTTCGACTTCCTCTGCGGTCTAGTCTCGGCTGTGAAGGTAGTGATTCCAGGACTAGACTTAAGCAAGCTGACTTCAGCTCCTGTCTTCCCCACAAACCCTAACAGCGAGTTATACCAGCTCTATCAGTGGGTTCTCGCAGTTTCTGTGAGTATCGTAGGACTCTTCCTGGCTTTCAGGATTGCTTGGGGGTTTGTATGGGGTGATTCAGGGAGAGAACTAATAGAGTCTTTTAAGGAAGCTGTCGTGGTGGTTGCTCTCTCTTTCCTGGCACCACACATATACAACGCGACCATAAACATACTGAATTACTTGACACTCACTACTATCTCAGGACTTGACGTAGGCCCCGTGCTAGCGCTAGTGTTTACTTACCCTCTAATCGGCGTGGTCCTCGGGTATTTCGTGCCGACTCTAGCCACGGTGGGTGCTTTCGTAATAATAGTCTTGATAGTTGTCTCGGCAGTCGTCTACGTTAGGTACTGGCTAATACTGACTCTAGTGACGACATCACCTCTCATCGCTGTTTCCTGGATGCACCCAGCTTTAAGGAAGTCTGCAGAACACCTCTTAACGTTGCTGGCTGGGCTAGTCTTAGCGGGGCCTATAGCGGCTGTTTTCATAAGAATAATCTACGTAATGACTCCAGCCAAAGAAATAACTTTCTCTCTAGTATTTCCTGTTTTGGTAGGTATTATGCCTAACGTGCTCGGCGTGCTGGGAGCTGGGGCCTCAGCAAGTGTTGGACGCTCACTAACTAGCATCGCGTGGGTCGCTGGCCTTAGAATCGCGCGCAGACTAGAGCATCAGGCGAGTGTCGTGCAGGCGAGCCCGTCGCGAGCACTAAGTAGTGCTAGCTCGACAGCGAGTCAAGTGTTGAGAGTCCGCATACCGCGTCCTAAACTAACTTCATCACCGGAAGAAAGTAGCTAGTAGAGCTAATCAAAAACCTCAACTTCTCTGAGATCTCTTCCTCCCGACTTTGAAGACTCTTACCTTCCCCCTCACTTCTGCCGGCTGTCGCTGGTAGATTGTCTGTAGCTTCTCGTAGCATTCTTCCCAGGTCCAGCTATGGACTTCCTTAAAGTCTTTAACACTTGATTTAATCCAGTTCCTCACGACTTGCTCTCTATGAGTTTCTAACTCGTTACATGACTCGACCTCAACAGCTACTGCCTCAGCGTATAGGGGCCTCCAAGAACTCTTATCGACTGGTATAGCTATCAAGTCAGGTTTCTCAAGTCCTGGTGCATTCTTTACTGGAACTACGTAGTAGCCTCTAGACAAGTACTTCAGTAAAACCTTCTTAGCTAGCCTCAGCCCCTCAGTACTGGGGGCCACAGTCTTTAATCCCTTAAAAAGTCCTTTAACGTACTTCACGACACGCTTATTACCTCTCCTCTCAACACTAACGAAGCCGCGAGCAGCCAGCTCGCTGATCACGTCCTCAACTTCTTTCCTCTGTGCTCCAAGCCTCGTAGCTAAGTCAATTACAGACA from Zestosphaera sp. encodes:
- a CDS encoding Mrp/NBP35 family ATP-binding protein gives rise to the protein MERRGPGIRVPPVIMDQRRQAALEKLKNVKYVVAITSGKGGVGKSFIASNLALTMRILGYEVGLMDIDFHGPSAPKMLGIRGQRLIALSNGIQPAQGPLGLKVMSLDFLLEDDDTPVIWRGPIKTTAIFQFVTDVSWGNLDFLIIDMPPGTGDEAITVAQEIPKIDGVVFVTIPSEVSVLVVGRSITFYKRLGRRPVGIIENMSSFYCPDSGKTYRVFGKGSGKTLSDKYGIPLLAEIPLDPRIGEANDEGRPYVLAYPESPITKSFAEAAEKVKEILESIKSEDTEKSTN
- the speE gene encoding polyamine aminopropyltransferase, yielding MSEVGLGLNVIQGVGNSTVMVMKVKNVYVAAKTRYQEVQIVDLEEFGRALVLDGYVQSTEADEFLYHESLVQPAMTTHPNPARVLVIGGGEGATLREVLKHNTVVEAVMVDIDGELVEFAKKYLEVMHRGSFSDPRAKVLIMDGLKYVEEAPRNYYDVVISDLTDPYGPEISRKLYSVEFYAKTKKLLRDGGVLVTQAGNSFFFPEVYEEIVSNLKNVFKIVREYWTWIPSFGYACNYVIASDEHDPLKLGPEDVDKTLKSRGVVNKYYDGRQHSAMFASRVVIGYKKKPS